A single Filimonas effusa DNA region contains:
- a CDS encoding electron transfer flavoprotein subunit beta/FixA family protein, translating into MKILVCVSKTPDTTSKIAFKDGNTRFDEAGVQWIINPHDEWFALVRAIELKEKDPSIAVHLITVGGPEAEPIIRKALALGGDEAIRINAESYDSYYTAAQIAAVAKDGGYDLVFTGKETIDFNGASVGAMLAELLDTPYISLATKFDLNGTTATISREIEGGEEVAEVALPVIVSCQKGVAEQRIPNMRGIMAARTKPLKVVEPAAAENLTEIVSFELPPAKAGVKLVDAGNVAELVRLLHEEAKAI; encoded by the coding sequence ATGAAGATATTAGTCTGCGTAAGTAAAACGCCTGACACTACGTCGAAGATTGCTTTTAAAGATGGAAACACCCGGTTCGATGAAGCCGGCGTACAGTGGATCATAAACCCCCATGACGAATGGTTCGCACTTGTCCGCGCCATTGAATTGAAGGAAAAAGATCCATCCATTGCCGTACACCTCATCACAGTAGGAGGCCCCGAAGCCGAACCTATCATCCGTAAAGCATTGGCCCTGGGTGGAGATGAAGCCATTCGTATTAATGCCGAAAGCTACGACAGTTATTATACAGCCGCTCAAATCGCAGCAGTAGCAAAGGATGGTGGTTACGACCTGGTATTTACAGGTAAGGAAACCATCGATTTCAACGGCGCATCCGTAGGCGCCATGTTAGCAGAATTATTGGATACTCCCTATATCTCCCTCGCCACTAAATTCGACTTAAACGGAACTACAGCAACCATCAGCCGTGAGATCGAAGGCGGAGAAGAAGTTGCCGAAGTGGCGCTCCCCGTGATAGTAAGCTGTCAGAAAGGTGTGGCAGAACAACGTATCCCCAACATGCGCGGCATCATGGCTGCACGCACCAAACCACTCAAAGTGGTGGAGCCCGCAGCAGCAGAAAACCTCACAGAAATTGTGAGCTTTGAATTACCACCGGCCAAAGCAGGCGTTAAACTCGTCGACGCCGGTAATGTTGCCGAGCTCGTACGCTTATTACACGAAGAAGCTAAAGCCATCTAA
- a CDS encoding electron transfer flavoprotein subunit alpha/FixB family protein — protein sequence MSVLIFIDHADGHIKKASLEALTYGAAVAKQLGVPAAGLLLGTVQDDLAALGKYGISTIHQANNEAFNHLDAQVYSKAIAEAVTTTGATVLVFSHNQTGKAVAPRVAARLKAGVVTGAVALPDTASGFVVKKSVFSAKAFAKVNITSAIKVVSLNPNSFKIEAGEGTATINQLAITPAAGAVKVTAVNKVSGEVPLTEAEVIVSGGRGLKGPENWGLLEDLARPLHAALACSRPVADSHWRPHHEHVGQTGVQVAPNLYIAVGISGAIQHLAGVNRSKVIVVINKDPEAPFFKAADYGIVGDAFEILPKLTEEIKKIKG from the coding sequence ATGTCTGTTCTTATATTCATAGACCATGCCGATGGTCACATTAAAAAAGCATCTCTGGAAGCGCTTACCTATGGCGCAGCCGTAGCAAAACAACTGGGCGTGCCCGCAGCAGGTTTACTGCTCGGCACCGTGCAGGACGACCTTGCAGCCTTAGGCAAATATGGCATCAGCACCATTCACCAGGCAAACAATGAGGCCTTCAACCACCTCGATGCCCAGGTCTACAGCAAAGCCATAGCCGAAGCCGTAACCACAACCGGGGCCACCGTGCTTGTCTTTTCACACAACCAAACCGGTAAAGCAGTCGCCCCAAGAGTAGCAGCCCGCTTGAAAGCAGGCGTTGTTACAGGAGCCGTAGCCTTACCCGACACCGCCAGTGGCTTCGTGGTAAAGAAAAGCGTATTCAGTGCAAAAGCATTTGCAAAAGTCAATATCACCTCCGCCATCAAAGTCGTTTCCCTAAACCCCAATAGCTTCAAAATAGAAGCAGGCGAAGGAACTGCAACCATAAACCAGCTTGCAATAACACCCGCTGCCGGTGCTGTTAAAGTAACCGCTGTAAACAAAGTAAGCGGCGAAGTACCTTTAACAGAGGCCGAAGTCATCGTCAGCGGTGGCCGTGGCTTAAAAGGACCCGAAAACTGGGGACTGCTCGAAGACCTCGCCCGTCCATTACACGCCGCACTCGCATGTAGCCGCCCCGTAGCCGACTCCCATTGGCGCCCGCACCATGAACACGTAGGACAAACAGGCGTCCAGGTAGCTCCTAATTTATACATCGCTGTAGGCATCTCAGGTGCCATCCAGCACCTCGCAGGTGTAAATCGCAGTAAAGTCATCGTGGTCATCAACAAAGACCCCGAAGCGCCATTCTTCAAAGCAGCAGACTATGGCATCGTAGGCGACGCCTTCGAGATCCTGCCAAAACTCACCGAAGAAATAAAGAAGATCAAAGGATAA
- a CDS encoding hybrid sensor histidine kinase/response regulator, which produces MNQNPRSGQRHRLLLSFVVFVALLAVVAFVSRQLINRKGKFLLSVIESNSAAAEQSGEVLLLLHQAEQAFQSAVLSHQPKQLTDYKVSLETAFLKIDSIRRRDADTSFILDKQERTGMRELYRQKLLLSNEIFALKKSFDSVLTVATILTGGATQAGLIDSVAKVSRQRTAAELQKEDTVHIAETVVTEKKGFFKKLKAAFSSGQDTLRSGGGAIINKQTEKNYRDSINRTVLLAADASFQQLLKTLSIRQRMLLNSQGNLFAANREIMGHLKQLVTRLQSYENSLSGNIRKIALNEYRSTRVLLNNMAAISLLLVFLFAMLLVFYIRKIKAADRQLQHEYELATTLAQQKTDLLATMSHEIRNPLNSIIGFLQELKKSGLSPQQSEMLSSVQLSSDMLLGTVTNALDMSKLESGKFQLQTEQFNAYNTIRQTAESMRITAHQKKLLLNYHFTGDKELNITGDGFRLKQILINLLSNAIKYTNEGSITIKAGTRQQHDKVFLEISIIDTGVGIAKAQQALLFTKYYQASSSKGTTGTGLGLYICYNLIQAQQGTIKVESEPGQGTHISFAIPYTPVAKPTSPKQNIQLHVDISVFSGKRILVADDNELNLRLLRVMMQHWEVTLLLVKNGREAMQLLEKERVDLVLTDMDMAEMNGSELLAAIRTSAYAALPVVLSTAYHYTAAEEAELYGAGFTGIIIKPYNESLLAQKLFAALQMTERPKGIKTSGE; this is translated from the coding sequence ATGAACCAAAACCCCAGGTCTGGTCAGCGGCACCGTTTGCTGTTGTCTTTCGTGGTATTCGTAGCCCTGCTCGCCGTAGTGGCATTCGTCTCGCGGCAGCTTATCAATCGCAAGGGAAAATTCCTGCTGTCAGTTATTGAAAGTAATAGCGCCGCCGCCGAACAGTCAGGAGAAGTGCTGCTGTTACTGCATCAGGCCGAACAGGCATTTCAATCCGCCGTCCTCTCACATCAGCCCAAACAACTGACCGATTATAAAGTCAGCCTCGAAACAGCCTTCCTTAAAATAGATAGCATACGGCGCCGCGATGCCGATACCAGCTTCATCCTCGATAAACAGGAACGCACCGGCATGCGCGAACTATACCGGCAAAAACTGCTGCTGTCCAACGAGATCTTCGCCCTCAAAAAAAGCTTCGACTCGGTATTGACCGTAGCAACCATCCTCACCGGTGGAGCCACTCAGGCAGGTCTCATCGATTCCGTGGCCAAAGTGTCACGCCAACGTACCGCCGCCGAACTTCAGAAAGAAGATACCGTTCATATCGCCGAAACTGTTGTCACAGAAAAGAAAGGCTTCTTCAAAAAACTCAAGGCAGCTTTTTCAAGCGGACAGGATACCCTGCGCAGCGGCGGCGGCGCCATCATCAATAAACAAACGGAAAAGAACTACCGCGACTCCATCAACCGCACCGTGTTACTCGCCGCCGATGCTTCGTTTCAACAATTGCTAAAAACATTGAGCATACGGCAACGCATGCTGCTCAACTCGCAGGGTAACCTGTTTGCCGCCAACAGGGAGATCATGGGCCATTTAAAACAACTGGTCACACGCCTGCAATCCTATGAAAATTCCCTCTCCGGCAATATCCGGAAAATAGCGCTGAACGAATACCGCTCTACCCGCGTGCTGCTCAACAACATGGCAGCGATCAGCTTGTTACTGGTCTTCCTGTTTGCTATGCTCCTGGTCTTTTATATAAGAAAGATCAAAGCCGCCGACCGCCAGTTACAGCATGAATACGAGCTCGCCACCACGCTGGCACAACAAAAAACCGACCTGCTGGCCACCATGAGCCACGAAATACGCAACCCCCTGAACTCAATTATCGGTTTCCTCCAGGAATTAAAAAAGAGCGGCCTTTCCCCACAGCAGTCCGAAATGCTGTCATCCGTACAACTGTCATCAGATATGTTACTCGGAACGGTTACCAACGCATTGGATATGTCTAAACTCGAAAGCGGTAAATTCCAGTTACAAACCGAGCAGTTCAATGCCTACAATACCATTCGCCAAACAGCAGAATCCATGCGCATCACAGCACATCAGAAAAAACTGTTGCTGAACTATCATTTTACCGGCGACAAAGAACTCAACATCACAGGCGATGGCTTCCGCTTAAAACAAATACTCATCAACCTGCTCAGTAATGCCATCAAGTACACCAATGAAGGCAGTATCACCATAAAAGCCGGCACAAGACAACAACACGACAAGGTCTTCCTCGAAATCAGTATCATCGATACCGGCGTTGGAATAGCAAAAGCACAGCAGGCCCTGTTATTTACGAAATACTACCAGGCATCGTCCAGCAAAGGCACCACAGGCACAGGTCTGGGATTATATATCTGCTACAACCTCATCCAGGCGCAACAGGGAACTATTAAGGTGGAAAGCGAACCCGGACAAGGCACCCATATCAGCTTCGCCATCCCATATACGCCGGTAGCCAAACCAACCTCTCCAAAACAAAACATCCAACTGCATGTAGATATCTCGGTGTTCAGCGGCAAAAGAATACTGGTGGCCGACGACAATGAGTTAAACCTGCGTTTACTGCGCGTCATGATGCAGCATTGGGAAGTGACCTTGCTCCTGGTTAAAAACGGACGCGAAGCCATGCAGCTGCTCGAAAAAGAACGCGTAGACCTCGTCCTTACAGATATGGATATGGCCGAAATGAACGGCAGTGAATTACTGGCAGCCATACGCACCAGTGCTTATGCTGCTTTACCCGTCGTATTATCCACCGCCTACCATTATACCGCAGCAGAAGAAGCAGAACTATACGGCGCGGGCTTTACCGGCATCATTATAAAACCATATAACGAAAGCCTGCTGGCCCAGAAACTGTTCGCCGCCCTGCAAATGACCGAACGGCCTAAAGGAATCAAAACCTCCGGCGAATAA
- a CDS encoding O-acetyl-ADP-ribose deacetylase yields MSDNRIELIRGDITRIVTDAIVNAANSSLLGGGGVDGAIHKAGGPAILEACVAIRNKQGGCKTGEAVITTAGNLPARYVIHTVGPVWNNGKKNEAELLAACYNNSLTLAVKNGIKTISFPNISTGIYHFPKQQAAAIAVKAVTAFLANTTQIEKVIFVCFDEENYALYNQLLQQGTAS; encoded by the coding sequence ATGTCAGATAATAGAATTGAATTGATCCGGGGCGATATCACGCGCATAGTAACCGACGCAATCGTAAACGCCGCCAACAGCTCATTGCTGGGTGGAGGAGGGGTCGATGGCGCCATCCATAAAGCCGGTGGCCCCGCTATCCTCGAAGCCTGCGTTGCAATAAGAAACAAACAAGGCGGCTGCAAAACCGGCGAAGCAGTCATTACCACAGCCGGCAACCTGCCCGCACGTTATGTCATCCATACGGTAGGCCCTGTATGGAATAACGGCAAAAAAAATGAAGCAGAACTGCTTGCTGCCTGTTATAACAACAGCCTCACCTTAGCCGTAAAAAATGGAATAAAAACCATCAGCTTTCCCAATATCAGCACAGGCATCTATCACTTTCCAAAACAACAGGCTGCCGCCATTGCCGTGAAAGCCGTTACTGCTTTCCTGGCAAACACAACACAAATAGAAAAAGTTATCTTTGTTTGCTTCGACGAGGAGAACTACGCGCTTTACAACCAGCTGCTACAACAAGGAACCGCTTCCTGA
- a CDS encoding GNAT family N-acetyltransferase: MSLKYRIATQTDLPKIVEIYNTTIASRVVTADTTPVTVNDRQRWFEEHKGNRPLWMVETEEGAIVGWLSFQSFYGRPAYNATVEISIYLDPAFRGKGYGREVLQYAMDAAPELKIKTLLGFIFAHNIPSLQLFKSYGFREWANLPNIAELDGIERSLMILGKRID; encoded by the coding sequence ATGTCATTAAAATATCGCATAGCAACACAAACCGACTTACCCAAAATTGTAGAGATCTATAACACAACCATTGCCTCCCGTGTCGTTACCGCCGATACAACACCGGTAACAGTCAACGACAGACAACGCTGGTTCGAAGAACACAAGGGAAACCGCCCCTTATGGATGGTAGAAACAGAAGAAGGCGCCATCGTCGGCTGGCTGAGCTTCCAGTCGTTCTATGGACGTCCCGCTTATAATGCTACAGTAGAAATAAGTATTTACCTCGACCCCGCTTTCAGAGGCAAAGGCTATGGCAGGGAAGTGCTGCAATATGCAATGGACGCAGCCCCTGAACTAAAGATCAAAACCTTACTGGGATTCATTTTTGCTCATAACATACCAAGCCTGCAACTCTTCAAAAGTTACGGCTTCCGGGAATGGGCAAACCTCCCCAACATAGCCGAACTCGATGGCATAGAACGCAGTTTGATGATCCTCGGCAAACGCATTGACTGA
- a CDS encoding SDR family oxidoreductase, whose amino-acid sequence MNTNLSKRTALVGGASQGLGAAVAAELALLGANVIVLARNEEKLKQVVAGLDASRQQQHSYIVADANEPQLLQQKVKALLDKGQEIEILVNNTGGPPSGLLIETDVLELEKAFRAQVITAHLLVQTLLPGMKRAQFGRIVNITSTSVKQPIAGLGISNTVRAAVASWAKTLANEIAADGITVNNVLPGYTKTDRLDFLFGKQASAAGVPVEDIVGKMEATIPAGRLGEPEDLAAAVAFLCTPAAGYINGINLPVDGGRTGSL is encoded by the coding sequence ATGAATACAAACCTTAGCAAGAGAACAGCCCTGGTTGGCGGCGCCTCGCAGGGACTGGGGGCCGCAGTGGCTGCGGAACTGGCTTTACTTGGAGCAAATGTGATTGTTTTAGCCCGTAATGAAGAAAAGCTGAAGCAGGTTGTTGCCGGGCTTGACGCAAGCCGGCAGCAGCAGCATAGTTATATTGTGGCCGACGCCAATGAGCCGCAGTTGTTGCAGCAAAAAGTGAAGGCTTTACTTGATAAGGGGCAGGAGATAGAGATACTGGTGAATAATACCGGCGGCCCGCCTTCGGGACTGCTTATTGAAACTGATGTACTGGAGCTGGAGAAGGCTTTCAGGGCGCAGGTTATCACTGCTCATCTGCTGGTGCAAACATTGTTACCGGGAATGAAGCGTGCGCAGTTCGGGCGTATTGTTAACATTACTTCTACTTCTGTAAAACAGCCGATAGCAGGGTTAGGGATCTCGAATACCGTACGGGCGGCGGTGGCCAGCTGGGCCAAGACCCTTGCCAACGAAATTGCTGCTGACGGCATTACTGTCAACAATGTGTTGCCGGGTTATACCAAAACCGACCGTCTCGATTTTCTTTTTGGTAAACAAGCCAGCGCTGCAGGGGTACCTGTTGAAGATATTGTTGGTAAAATGGAAGCTACTATTCCTGCCGGCCGGCTGGGCGAGCCTGAAGACCTGGCTGCTGCAGTGGCCTTTCTTTGTACGCCTGCGGCGGGGTATATCAATGGTATAAACCTGCCTGTGGACGGGGGGAGGACCGGGAGTCTTTAA
- a CDS encoding peptidase associated/transthyretin-like domain-containing protein: MKKLFYVVPAAILVCCFYGCATIVSKSNYPVSVSTDPDKASVVIVDEHDIPLFTGKSPMAVKLKAGRGYFARSSYKIKVSKEGYETQVIPVKFSLKGWYFGNLLFGGIIGFLVVDPLTGAMWKIDQDYFVANLEKSGTKQGTEVALHVKLLSEVTPSEREAMVRLR, translated from the coding sequence ATGAAAAAGCTGTTTTATGTTGTTCCGGCTGCCATTTTAGTATGCTGCTTCTATGGCTGCGCCACTATTGTAAGTAAATCGAACTATCCTGTTTCTGTTTCTACCGATCCGGATAAAGCGTCGGTGGTAATTGTTGATGAACATGATATTCCTTTGTTCACGGGTAAAAGTCCTATGGCGGTTAAGCTAAAGGCGGGGCGTGGTTATTTTGCGCGCAGCAGTTATAAGATCAAGGTTTCGAAGGAAGGGTATGAAACGCAGGTCATTCCCGTTAAATTCAGTTTAAAGGGCTGGTATTTCGGCAACCTTTTATTTGGCGGTATTATTGGGTTTCTTGTGGTAGATCCTCTTACGGGCGCCATGTGGAAGATTGACCAGGATTATTTTGTAGCGAACCTTGAAAAGTCGGGGACAAAGCAGGGGACGGAAGTTGCGTTGCATGTGAAATTACTTTCGGAGGTTACACCTTCGGAGCGTGAGGCTATGGTGCGGCTTCGTTAA
- a CDS encoding bifunctional nuclease family protein — translation MKKIELEIVALSHSITQTHSYAVVLGEVNGLRRLPIVIGGFEAQAIAVALEHMHPSRPLTHDLMKNFMNAFNVELMEIVINDLQEGIFFSKLVCVSEHDTVEIDSRTSDALALAVRFGCPIYTYDNILESAGILMEDTGKKKKTELEVEEPVAAAGSTGSAAPREDLSNMSLEELQTLLTEVLEQEDYIRAIAIRDELNKRK, via the coding sequence ATGAAGAAAATAGAATTGGAAATAGTAGCCTTATCGCACAGTATTACCCAAACCCACTCCTACGCAGTGGTATTGGGTGAAGTCAATGGTTTGAGAAGGCTGCCTATCGTAATTGGTGGTTTTGAAGCACAGGCCATTGCTGTAGCGCTGGAGCATATGCATCCCAGCAGGCCCCTTACGCACGATCTCATGAAGAATTTCATGAACGCTTTCAATGTAGAATTAATGGAAATCGTGATCAACGATCTCCAGGAAGGCATCTTTTTCTCCAAACTGGTATGCGTAAGCGAACACGACACTGTTGAGATCGACAGCCGCACCAGCGATGCACTCGCATTGGCAGTCCGTTTCGGATGCCCCATTTACACCTACGATAATATCCTGGAAAGCGCAGGCATCTTAATGGAAGATACCGGCAAAAAGAAAAAAACGGAACTGGAAGTAGAAGAACCAGTGGCCGCCGCCGGATCAACAGGCAGCGCTGCCCCACGCGAAGACCTCAGCAACATGTCGCTCGAAGAACTCCAGACCCTTCTTACAGAAGTGCTGGAACAGGAAGACTATATCCGCGCCATCGCCATAAGGGACGAGTTGAATAAAAGAAAATAA
- the ispE gene encoding 4-(cytidine 5'-diphospho)-2-C-methyl-D-erythritol kinase — MILFPNCKINLGLSILRKRADGYHDLETVFYPIPLHDALEINPRRTNHSNIPEQQLPELTVTGLSVAGEANDNLCVKAWQLLKADYPNLPAVNIHLHKAIPMGAGLGGGSADGAYTLLLLNKQFKLNLTRDQLLHYALQLGSDCPFFIYNQPCLGLGRGEILQPVTVDLSAYKIIIVNPRIHINTGWAFHQLTPAEPEHRIADIIAQPIDTWKKYLINDFEEPVLQNHPELREIKDKFYESGAIYAAMSGSGSSFFGIFECNNALNFTFPDRYFFKELQKT; from the coding sequence ATGATTCTTTTCCCCAACTGTAAAATAAACCTGGGTTTAAGTATCCTGCGCAAACGCGCCGACGGTTATCACGACCTGGAAACGGTATTTTATCCCATCCCGCTCCACGATGCGCTGGAGATCAATCCTCGAAGAACCAACCACTCCAATATACCGGAACAGCAGCTTCCGGAACTTACCGTTACAGGATTATCCGTAGCAGGTGAAGCAAATGACAATTTATGCGTAAAAGCCTGGCAACTGCTTAAAGCCGATTATCCAAACCTTCCTGCTGTTAATATTCACCTGCACAAGGCCATCCCCATGGGGGCAGGCCTGGGCGGCGGCAGCGCCGATGGCGCCTACACCCTCCTGCTGCTCAACAAACAGTTCAAACTTAATCTAACCCGCGACCAGCTCCTTCACTACGCCCTGCAACTGGGAAGCGATTGCCCTTTTTTTATCTATAACCAGCCCTGCCTCGGCCTCGGACGCGGCGAAATCCTGCAACCGGTTACGGTAGATTTGTCCGCCTACAAAATAATTATTGTAAATCCACGTATCCATATAAATACGGGATGGGCATTTCATCAGCTTACACCGGCCGAACCGGAACACAGGATCGCCGATATCATTGCACAGCCCATAGATACATGGAAAAAATATCTAATTAACGATTTTGAAGAACCCGTTCTGCAAAATCACCCTGAATTGAGGGAAATAAAAGATAAATTTTACGAGTCTGGGGCCATTTACGCCGCAATGTCCGGATCAGGAAGCAGTTTTTTCGGAATCTTTGAATGTAACAACGCTTTAAATTTTACATTTCCTGACCGCTATTTTTTCAAAGAATTGCAAAAAACCTAA